One window of Curtobacterium sp. 458 genomic DNA carries:
- a CDS encoding glycerol-3-phosphate dehydrogenase/oxidase — MSKKTQPRNTVSALTERPNAQVLIVGGGINGIATFRDLALQGVDVALVERGDYASGASAASSHMIHGGIRYLENGEFRLVRESVQERNGLIRIAPHYVKPLQTTMPIFSTFSGIMNAPLRMLTHKQRSTKERGAALIKIGMTIYDSFSRDGGSVPKHRFLTKKAALADMPALNKDLKYTGTYYDASVHEPERLALDVLKDGLAAGTGTGSAATARAVNYVEAAGTRDGGVLLRDRETGSEFTFTADVVINASGPWTDLTNEAFGGETKFMGGTKGSHIVVHNDELLEATKSRELFFENNDGRIVLIYPLKGRVLIGTTDIDADPSQPAVCTEEEVDYFFGLVKHVFPQIELTRDHIVYRYSGIRPLPRHEDTAPGFVSRDYRIVDTPIAGLPSSTVLSLVGGKWTTFRALAAHLSTEATTKLGAARKVDTTGMPIGGGKDFPTTDAQRALWVKSHRDGLDAALVEGLLERYGTRAAEVVDVLTDGPVEPLESDPKLTRAEVAYFAEHEQAVHLVDVVLRRTNLAFVGGVTIDLLDELADVLADTLGWTAEERGDEVQRTLDVLRESHGVIVPLHTAAQPA; from the coding sequence ATGTCGAAGAAGACGCAGCCCCGGAACACGGTGAGCGCCCTCACGGAGCGCCCCAACGCCCAGGTCCTCATCGTCGGTGGTGGCATCAACGGCATCGCCACCTTCCGCGACCTCGCCCTGCAGGGTGTCGACGTCGCGCTCGTCGAGCGCGGCGACTACGCGAGCGGCGCCTCGGCCGCCTCGAGCCACATGATCCACGGCGGCATCCGCTACCTCGAGAACGGCGAGTTCCGCCTCGTCCGCGAGAGCGTGCAGGAGCGCAACGGCCTCATCCGCATCGCCCCGCACTACGTCAAGCCGCTGCAGACGACGATGCCGATCTTCTCGACGTTCTCCGGCATCATGAACGCCCCGCTGCGGATGCTCACGCACAAGCAGCGCTCGACGAAGGAGCGCGGCGCAGCGCTCATCAAGATCGGCATGACGATCTACGACTCGTTCTCGCGCGACGGCGGTTCGGTGCCGAAGCACCGCTTCCTCACGAAGAAGGCGGCCCTCGCGGACATGCCGGCGCTCAACAAGGACCTCAAGTACACGGGCACCTACTACGACGCCTCCGTGCACGAGCCGGAGCGCCTCGCGCTCGACGTCCTCAAGGACGGCCTCGCCGCGGGTACCGGGACGGGCTCGGCAGCGACGGCCCGCGCGGTCAACTACGTCGAGGCCGCCGGGACCCGCGACGGCGGCGTCCTGCTCCGCGACCGGGAGACCGGTTCGGAGTTCACCTTCACCGCCGACGTCGTGATCAACGCGTCGGGCCCCTGGACCGACCTCACCAACGAGGCGTTCGGCGGCGAGACGAAGTTCATGGGCGGCACGAAGGGCTCCCACATCGTCGTGCACAACGACGAGCTCCTCGAGGCCACCAAGAGCCGCGAGCTGTTCTTCGAGAACAACGACGGCCGCATCGTGCTCATCTACCCGCTCAAGGGCCGGGTCCTCATCGGCACGACCGACATCGACGCCGACCCGTCGCAGCCGGCCGTCTGCACCGAGGAGGAGGTCGACTACTTCTTCGGCCTCGTCAAGCACGTCTTCCCGCAGATCGAGCTCACCCGAGACCACATCGTGTACCGGTACTCGGGCATCCGCCCGCTCCCCCGCCACGAGGACACCGCCCCCGGCTTCGTGTCCCGCGACTACCGGATCGTCGACACCCCGATCGCCGGCCTGCCCTCGTCGACCGTGCTGTCGCTCGTCGGCGGCAAGTGGACGACGTTCCGTGCCCTCGCCGCGCACCTCTCCACCGAGGCCACGACCAAGCTCGGCGCCGCCCGGAAGGTCGACACCACCGGCATGCCGATCGGCGGCGGCAAGGACTTCCCGACCACCGACGCGCAGCGCGCCCTCTGGGTGAAGTCGCACCGTGACGGCCTCGACGCCGCCCTCGTCGAGGGCCTGCTCGAGCGTTACGGCACCCGCGCCGCGGAGGTCGTGGACGTCCTCACCGACGGCCCGGTCGAGCCGCTCGAGTCCGACCCGAAGCTCACCCGTGCGGAGGTCGCGTACTTCGCCGAGCACGAGCAGGCCGTGCACCTGGTCGACGTGGTGCTGCGTCGCACGAACCTCGCGTTCGTGGGCGGGGTCACGATCGACCTGCTCGACGAGCTCGCCGACGTCCTCGCCGACACCCTCGGCTGGACCGCGGAGGAGCGCGGCGACGAGGTGCAGCGCACGCTCGACGTGCTGCGTGAATCGCACGGCGTCATCGTGCCGCTGCACACGGCGGCGCAGCCCGCGTAG
- a CDS encoding sugar-binding domain-containing protein → MSDAAQPVRTQQALRAAHLYYLQDLTMDAIADELGTSRSSVSRLLKYARDTGLVDIQIRSPLDQAAALSRSIRSRFGVHAHVVPVPDHTSDVDRLERVALSAARILTQYIDSNMVIGISWGSTVSAVSRYLVPKTTHGSTIVQVNGAANTRTTGIVYASEILRRFGEAYGAFVQQFPVPAFFDDPATKEMLFKERSIRRVLDLHERMDLVVFGVGAPQAPVPSHVYSGGYLDPADQQELVRAKVVGDVSTVFYRADGSWKDIGVNARAGGPDLDTIKHAPRRVCVVAGRSKAASLRGALAAGLVTDLIIDESIGQAILQP, encoded by the coding sequence ATGAGCGATGCCGCCCAGCCCGTGCGCACCCAGCAGGCGCTGCGCGCCGCGCACCTGTACTACCTGCAGGACCTCACGATGGACGCCATCGCGGACGAGCTCGGGACGTCCAGGTCGTCGGTGTCGCGGCTGCTGAAGTACGCGCGGGACACCGGTCTGGTGGACATCCAGATCCGGTCGCCCCTCGACCAGGCGGCCGCGCTCAGCCGGTCGATCCGGTCCCGCTTCGGGGTGCACGCGCACGTCGTCCCGGTGCCCGACCACACGAGCGACGTCGACCGTCTGGAGCGGGTCGCGCTGTCCGCCGCCCGGATCCTCACGCAGTACATCGACTCGAACATGGTCATCGGCATCTCGTGGGGTTCGACGGTGAGCGCGGTCAGCCGGTACCTCGTGCCGAAGACGACGCACGGGTCGACGATCGTGCAGGTGAACGGCGCCGCGAACACCCGCACGACGGGCATCGTCTACGCGTCCGAGATCCTCCGCAGGTTCGGGGAGGCGTACGGCGCCTTCGTGCAGCAGTTCCCGGTGCCGGCGTTCTTCGACGACCCCGCGACGAAGGAGATGCTGTTCAAGGAGCGGTCGATCCGCCGCGTGCTCGACCTGCACGAGCGCATGGACCTCGTCGTCTTCGGCGTCGGTGCGCCGCAGGCCCCGGTGCCGTCGCACGTGTACTCCGGCGGCTACCTCGACCCGGCGGACCAACAGGAGCTCGTGCGCGCCAAGGTCGTCGGCGACGTCTCGACCGTGTTCTACCGGGCGGACGGCTCGTGGAAGGACATCGGCGTCAACGCGCGGGCCGGCGGACCGGACCTCGACACGATCAAGCACGCTCCGCGGCGGGTGTGCGTCGTGGCCGGTCGGTCGAAGGCCGCCTCGCTCCGTGGCGCCCTGGCGGCGGGCCTCGTGACGGACCTCATCATCGACGAGAGCATCGGGCAGGCCATCCTGCAGCCGTGA
- a CDS encoding AraC family transcriptional regulator yields MVPRSETTPSQTASSVVPRSFRRLIGHDVDEAMAFFGDGYDFRAPRVRRTHQQTPWDFAGVGDDRMSLRSSRLGVDLQTESMTDDAFLVAWMRSGSSTITFGGESVDLEAGVPIVLPFGSPYLLHHRDIALNLVHLDRDFVRSVVGDDDFAFEPLRRPTAEGRRIWQDTVRAHSSRWLDVGNDVGPVEQRDIAEAFVRAAVAAFPERSRFRAAVTGTGPEHDRLRRALEFVHDHAREPIGTPEIAAASGLSPRGLQQSLKRNLGQTPGDVLRAARLDGARTDLLRGAPDGTTVAEIARNWGFGHLGRFSASYRSRFGELPSASLRAG; encoded by the coding sequence ATGGTGCCCAGGAGCGAGACCACCCCGTCGCAGACGGCGTCCTCGGTCGTGCCGCGGTCCTTCCGGCGGCTCATCGGTCACGACGTCGACGAGGCGATGGCCTTCTTCGGCGACGGCTACGACTTCCGCGCGCCCCGGGTCCGGCGGACGCACCAGCAGACCCCGTGGGACTTCGCGGGCGTCGGCGACGACCGGATGTCGCTCCGTTCGTCACGGCTCGGCGTGGACCTCCAGACCGAGAGCATGACCGACGATGCCTTCCTCGTCGCCTGGATGCGTTCGGGGTCGAGCACGATCACCTTCGGTGGCGAGTCGGTCGACCTCGAAGCCGGCGTGCCGATCGTCCTGCCGTTCGGGTCGCCCTACCTGCTGCACCACCGCGACATCGCGCTCAACCTCGTCCACCTCGACCGCGACTTCGTCCGGTCCGTGGTCGGCGACGACGACTTCGCGTTCGAGCCGCTGCGGCGTCCCACGGCCGAGGGGCGACGCATCTGGCAGGACACCGTCCGGGCGCACTCGTCGCGGTGGCTCGACGTGGGCAACGACGTCGGGCCGGTCGAGCAGCGCGACATCGCCGAGGCGTTCGTCCGGGCTGCGGTCGCCGCGTTCCCCGAGCGCAGCCGCTTCCGGGCCGCCGTCACCGGGACGGGGCCCGAGCACGACCGGCTCCGGCGGGCGCTCGAGTTCGTGCACGACCACGCGCGCGAGCCGATCGGGACGCCCGAGATCGCCGCGGCCTCGGGGCTCAGCCCCCGCGGTCTGCAGCAGTCGCTCAAGCGCAACCTCGGGCAGACGCCGGGCGACGTGCTGCGCGCAGCCCGACTCGACGGCGCACGGACCGACCTGCTCCGCGGGGCCCCGGACGGCACCACCGTCGCCGAGATCGCCCGCAACTGGGGCTTCGGCCACCTCGGTCGGTTCTCGGCGTCCTACCGGTCGCGGTTCGGCGAGTTGCCCAGTGCGTCGCTCCGAGCCGGCTGA
- a CDS encoding FAD-linked oxidase C-terminal domain-containing protein: MDSVVAALRTALADPDGGLVRTDDAVVDASRTDGSGWVADGAPLAVVEARSVEHVQATLRTCSALGVPVVPRGAGTGLAGGANGTDGSVVLSVARMDRILEVSPEDELAVVEPGVLNGALNEAVAHHGLRFAPDPASAAIASVGGNIATNAGGLRCVKYGVTREAVLGLDVVLADGRLVSTGHRTVKGVTGLDLTSLLVGSEGTLGVIVAATVRLVPVPAGEPATLGAVFPTVHRAAAASAAIVAASADGAARPSTVELLDASSLGYIADHLGPSVVAETVGSGQEGGVFLLVEYDGPDATRDALGAVPRLQAEGGTVRLAGSAAERDRLLTIRRSFHAAMAARGRVLIEDVAVPRSRLAEMFDRVEAIGREFDLPIPTCAHAGDGNLHPNFVFDGEVVPQKVWDAADALFRAAIELGGTLTGEHGVGVLKRHHLGDEVGTDVLELQRGIRRVFDPKGILNPGKVF, translated from the coding sequence ATGGACTCCGTCGTCGCCGCCCTCCGCACCGCCCTCGCCGACCCGGACGGTGGGCTCGTCCGCACCGACGACGCCGTGGTCGACGCATCCCGCACCGACGGGTCCGGCTGGGTCGCGGACGGGGCACCGCTCGCCGTGGTCGAGGCCCGCTCCGTCGAGCACGTGCAAGCCACGCTCCGGACGTGCTCGGCGCTCGGAGTCCCGGTCGTCCCGCGCGGTGCCGGCACCGGTCTGGCCGGCGGCGCGAACGGGACCGACGGCTCGGTCGTGCTCAGCGTCGCGCGGATGGACCGCATCCTCGAGGTCTCGCCGGAGGACGAGCTCGCGGTCGTCGAGCCGGGCGTGCTGAACGGCGCCTTGAACGAGGCCGTCGCGCACCACGGACTCCGCTTCGCGCCCGATCCCGCGAGTGCGGCGATCGCGAGCGTCGGCGGCAACATCGCGACGAACGCCGGGGGCCTGCGCTGCGTGAAGTACGGCGTCACCCGCGAAGCCGTGCTCGGACTCGACGTGGTCCTCGCCGACGGCCGGCTCGTCTCGACGGGCCACCGCACGGTCAAGGGGGTGACCGGCCTCGACCTCACGTCGCTCCTGGTCGGCTCGGAGGGCACCCTCGGGGTCATCGTCGCCGCCACCGTCCGGCTCGTGCCGGTCCCGGCCGGCGAGCCCGCCACGCTCGGCGCGGTCTTCCCGACGGTGCACCGGGCGGCAGCGGCGTCGGCGGCGATCGTCGCGGCGTCCGCGGACGGTGCAGCCCGGCCCTCGACCGTCGAGCTCCTTGACGCCTCGTCGCTCGGCTACATCGCCGACCACCTCGGGCCGAGCGTGGTGGCGGAGACCGTGGGGAGCGGCCAGGAGGGCGGGGTGTTCCTCCTCGTGGAGTACGACGGCCCGGACGCGACGCGGGACGCGCTGGGAGCCGTGCCGCGCCTCCAGGCCGAGGGCGGGACCGTCCGCCTGGCCGGGTCGGCCGCCGAACGCGACCGACTGCTCACGATCCGCCGCTCGTTCCACGCGGCGATGGCCGCGCGCGGGCGGGTGCTCATCGAGGACGTCGCCGTGCCGCGCAGCCGCCTCGCCGAGATGTTCGACCGGGTCGAGGCGATCGGCCGCGAGTTCGACCTACCGATCCCGACCTGCGCCCACGCCGGAGACGGCAACCTGCACCCGAACTTCGTGTTCGACGGCGAGGTCGTGCCGCAGAAGGTGTGGGACGCCGCCGACGCGCTCTTCCGGGCGGCGATCGAACTCGGGGGCACGCTCACCGGGGAGCACGGGGTGGGGGTCCTGAAGCGGCACCACCTCGGCGACGAGGTCGGCACGGACGTCCTCGAGCTCCAGCGCGGGATCCGCCGGGTGTTCGACCCGAAGGGCATCCTCAACCCGGGCAAGGTGTTCTGA
- the ald gene encoding alanine dehydrogenase, with the protein MLIGVPTEVKNNEYRVAATPAGVAELTLHGHEVLVQAGAGVGSAFPDDEYAAAGATIVDTAAEVWGRAEIILKVKEPVASEYASIRPGQVLFTYLHLAADRPLTTALMESGATAIAYETVQLPDRSLPLLSPMSEIAGRLSAQVGAYHLMRTNGGRGLLLGGVPGAPKGRVVVIGGGVAGEHAATMALGLGAEVTVFDISLPRLRALDARFDGRITTLRSSSHAIASALASADLVIGSVLIPGASAPKLVTDAMVADMQPGSVLVDIAIDQGGCFEGSRPTTHDDPTFRVHDAVYYCVANMPGAVPRTSTISLTNATLPYAVAIADRGWEQALGDDPALALGLNVHAGQVVNEAVAAAHGLVAAAR; encoded by the coding sequence ATGCTGATCGGCGTCCCCACCGAAGTCAAGAACAACGAGTACCGCGTCGCCGCCACCCCCGCAGGTGTCGCCGAGCTGACGCTGCACGGCCACGAGGTCCTCGTGCAGGCCGGGGCGGGCGTCGGGTCCGCGTTCCCGGACGACGAGTACGCCGCAGCCGGCGCGACGATCGTCGACACCGCTGCCGAGGTCTGGGGCCGCGCCGAGATCATCCTCAAGGTGAAGGAGCCGGTCGCGTCCGAGTACGCGTCGATCCGACCCGGGCAGGTGCTCTTCACCTACCTGCACCTCGCCGCCGACCGTCCGCTCACGACGGCGCTCATGGAGTCGGGTGCGACGGCGATCGCCTACGAGACCGTCCAGCTGCCCGATCGCTCGCTGCCGCTGCTGTCCCCGATGTCGGAGATCGCCGGGCGCCTCTCCGCGCAGGTCGGCGCGTACCACCTCATGCGGACGAACGGCGGGCGCGGGCTGCTGCTCGGCGGGGTCCCGGGCGCGCCCAAGGGCCGCGTCGTCGTGATCGGCGGCGGTGTCGCGGGGGAGCACGCGGCGACGATGGCGCTCGGCCTCGGCGCCGAGGTCACCGTCTTCGACATCAGCCTGCCCCGCCTCCGTGCGCTCGACGCCCGGTTCGACGGACGCATCACGACCCTGCGGTCCTCGTCGCACGCGATCGCGTCGGCCCTGGCGTCCGCCGACCTCGTGATCGGGTCGGTGCTCATCCCCGGGGCCTCGGCGCCGAAGCTCGTGACGGACGCGATGGTCGCCGACATGCAGCCCGGGTCGGTGCTCGTCGACATCGCGATCGACCAAGGCGGCTGCTTCGAGGGCTCCCGGCCGACGACGCACGACGACCCGACGTTCCGCGTGCACGACGCGGTGTACTACTGCGTGGCGAACATGCCCGGTGCGGTGCCGCGCACGTCGACGATCTCGCTGACGAACGCGACGCTGCCGTACGCGGTCGCGATCGCCGACCGCGGGTGGGAGCAGGCGCTCGGGGACGACCCCGCACTCGCGCTCGGGTTGAACGTGCACGCGGGGCAGGTCGTGAACGAGGCCGTCGCCGCCGCGCACGGCCTCGTGGCCGCCGCGCGCTGA
- a CDS encoding tryptophan-rich sensory protein gives MTGTRTWRIVVIVSAVIAVVGSFIGSGAAGGTPIQDAAGGALSASSTSIAPDGPAFGIWSVIYLGLIVYAVRQLFRTADDERHARLALPATLSLLLNAAWILSVQFGFLWASEPIIVALLVVLVWTFTILRRTRPAGLVEAIVTDGTFGLYLGWVCVATAANTAAVLTAAGFRGFGLGQDVWGVLVAAVAGLVGVLLAVWGRGRLAPTVSLCWGLAWVAVGRLDGPLVSVPTAVTAVVAVVVVVLVTLLVRTRAGWAARRRAVAAV, from the coding sequence ATGACTGGGACACGGACGTGGCGGATCGTCGTCATCGTGAGCGCGGTGATCGCGGTGGTCGGGTCGTTCATCGGGTCGGGAGCCGCGGGCGGCACCCCGATCCAGGACGCCGCGGGCGGAGCGCTCTCCGCGTCGTCGACGTCGATCGCGCCGGACGGGCCCGCGTTCGGCATCTGGTCGGTGATCTACCTCGGACTGATCGTGTACGCCGTGCGGCAGCTGTTCCGGACCGCCGACGACGAGCGGCACGCGCGACTGGCCCTGCCGGCGACGCTCTCACTCCTGCTCAACGCGGCGTGGATCCTGTCCGTGCAGTTCGGGTTCCTCTGGGCGAGCGAGCCGATCATCGTCGCGCTGCTCGTGGTGCTCGTGTGGACGTTCACGATCCTGCGGCGCACCCGGCCGGCCGGCCTCGTCGAGGCGATCGTCACCGACGGCACGTTCGGGCTCTACCTCGGGTGGGTCTGCGTGGCCACGGCGGCGAACACCGCGGCGGTGCTCACGGCCGCGGGCTTCCGGGGCTTCGGGCTCGGGCAGGACGTCTGGGGCGTGCTCGTCGCGGCGGTGGCCGGGCTCGTCGGGGTCCTGCTCGCGGTGTGGGGTCGCGGGCGGCTCGCTCCGACGGTCTCGCTCTGCTGGGGGCTCGCGTGGGTGGCGGTCGGACGACTCGACGGGCCGCTCGTCTCGGTGCCGACGGCCGTGACGGCCGTGGTGGCCGTGGTCGTCGTCGTGCTCGTCACGCTCCTGGTCCGGACCCGCGCGGGGTGGGCGGCCCGCCGGCGGGCGGTCGCGGCCGTCTGA
- a CDS encoding magnesium and cobalt transport protein CorA yields the protein MSVELNTVYVDKIAPIACPSLPDTFRMLEDQGASACIVLHQPDAEELGDVAVALGLHELAVEDSAEGHQRPKLERYGKTLFVVLKPAVYHDAKEEVEFGEVHAFVGEDFFLAVVPADPRGPQAVPRALQRMSGKPGLVTAGPQAQLWALMDSIVDGYLPVIDGLEEDINQIEDQLFAGVAGVSKRIYELFGEVVAFQRAARPLVYMIENLHRGAEKYHLPVEMQRRFRDVLDHAIRTVERLDTFRQLLQNALTVDSTLAAQKQNDDTKRISGWAAILFAPTLIAAIYGMNFTHMPELQWTWGYPLSILAMILFAAVLFVVFKVKRWF from the coding sequence GTGAGCGTCGAGCTGAACACCGTGTACGTCGACAAGATCGCGCCGATCGCGTGTCCGTCGCTCCCCGACACCTTCCGGATGCTCGAGGACCAGGGGGCGAGTGCGTGCATCGTGCTCCACCAGCCCGACGCCGAGGAGCTCGGGGACGTGGCCGTCGCCCTCGGCCTGCACGAACTCGCCGTCGAGGACTCCGCCGAGGGGCACCAGCGACCGAAGCTCGAGCGCTACGGAAAGACCCTCTTCGTGGTGCTGAAGCCCGCGGTCTACCACGACGCGAAGGAGGAGGTCGAGTTCGGCGAGGTGCACGCCTTCGTCGGCGAGGACTTCTTCCTCGCGGTCGTCCCCGCGGACCCCCGCGGGCCGCAGGCCGTCCCCCGTGCCCTGCAGCGCATGAGCGGGAAGCCCGGCCTCGTCACGGCGGGTCCGCAGGCGCAGCTCTGGGCGCTGATGGACTCGATCGTCGACGGCTACCTGCCGGTGATCGACGGTCTCGAGGAGGACATCAACCAGATCGAGGACCAGCTCTTCGCCGGCGTCGCCGGGGTCTCGAAGCGCATCTACGAGCTGTTCGGCGAGGTGGTCGCGTTCCAGCGGGCCGCCCGGCCACTCGTGTACATGATCGAGAACCTGCACCGGGGCGCGGAGAAGTACCACCTGCCCGTCGAGATGCAGCGCCGCTTCCGTGACGTCCTCGACCACGCGATCCGCACGGTGGAGCGCCTCGACACCTTCCGGCAGCTGCTGCAGAACGCCCTGACCGTCGACTCGACGCTCGCGGCGCAGAAGCAGAACGACGACACGAAGCGCATCTCCGGCTGGGCGGCGATCCTCTTCGCGCCGACGCTCATCGCGGCGATCTACGGGATGAACTTCACCCACATGCCCGAGCTGCAGTGGACCTGGGGCTACCCGCTGTCCATCCTCGCGATGATCCTGTTCGCGGCGGTCCTCTTCGTGGTGTTCAAGGTCAAACGCTGGTTCTGA